From a single Methanofollis sp. W23 genomic region:
- the larC gene encoding nickel pincer cofactor biosynthesis protein LarC, which yields MRILLFDPFHGAAGDMTIGALLAAGADETVVKRAMTSVVAEPLFSRVKRCGISAIKVETHAGPAHRDLHQVLEIVGSADAPPAAIEQAKRVFQRIARAEESIHGEHAHFHEVGADDAIADVLGACTALETLAVDGVAVMPIALGAGKVRAAHGLIPVPAPATLAVLAASGLEARFGGGEGELCTPTGAALMAEWASLSPADLGPARVMDIGYGAGTRDPEDTPNVLRAVLLEVGGTALADEVDVLETNVDDVTGEVLGHCMDLLFAAGARDVSVIPAVMKKGRAGHLVRVVCSPADSPGLTGILARELGTLGVRCLPSVHRRVLERREIPVEAEVRGERRTVHVKVGYLGGVASSVKAESDEVRAWASALGVPVRMVARLVEEEAWEQLRGGGA from the coding sequence ATGCGTATTCTTCTCTTTGACCCTTTTCATGGTGCAGCAGGGGACATGACCATCGGGGCGCTCCTGGCCGCCGGTGCGGACGAAACGGTTGTCAAACGGGCGATGACCTCGGTCGTGGCCGAACCACTCTTTTCCCGCGTGAAACGGTGCGGGATCTCGGCAATAAAGGTGGAGACCCATGCCGGCCCGGCACACCGAGATCTCCACCAGGTGCTTGAGATCGTGGGAAGTGCCGATGCCCCGCCAGCGGCAATCGAGCAGGCAAAGAGAGTATTCCAGAGGATCGCAAGAGCAGAAGAGAGTATCCACGGAGAACATGCCCATTTCCACGAGGTCGGTGCCGACGACGCGATCGCCGACGTGCTCGGAGCATGCACCGCCCTGGAGACGCTTGCCGTCGACGGGGTCGCGGTGATGCCCATCGCCCTGGGAGCGGGGAAGGTGCGGGCGGCCCACGGGCTGATCCCGGTCCCGGCCCCCGCGACCCTGGCAGTCCTTGCGGCCTCGGGGCTTGAGGCCAGGTTCGGCGGAGGGGAGGGCGAACTCTGCACCCCGACCGGTGCCGCACTCATGGCCGAGTGGGCAAGTCTCAGTCCCGCCGACCTCGGGCCGGCGAGAGTGATGGATATCGGCTATGGCGCCGGGACGCGGGATCCCGAGGATACCCCCAACGTGCTCAGGGCGGTGCTCCTCGAGGTGGGGGGCACGGCCCTCGCCGACGAGGTGGACGTCCTCGAGACGAACGTGGACGACGTGACCGGCGAGGTGCTCGGCCACTGCATGGACCTCCTCTTTGCGGCCGGGGCGCGGGATGTCTCGGTGATCCCGGCGGTGATGAAGAAGGGGCGGGCCGGTCACCTGGTCAGGGTGGTCTGCAGTCCGGCCGATAGCCCGGGCCTCACCGGGATCCTTGCCCGCGAACTCGGGACGCTCGGAGTGCGGTGCCTCCCCTCGGTCCACCGGCGCGTGCTTGAGCGCCGGGAGATACCGGTCGAGGCCGAGGTCAGGGGCGAGCGCCGGACCGTCCACGTGAAAGTCGGGTATCTCGGCGGCGTGGCGTCCTCGGTGAAGGCAGAGTCAGACGAGGTGCGGGCCTGGGCTTCGGCCCTGGGCGTCCCGGTCAGGATGGTCGCACGCCTTGTCGAGGAAGAGGCCTGGGAGCAACTCCGAGGGGGGGGTGCATGA
- the radB gene encoding DNA repair and recombination protein RadB: MKDSKMSTGSAPLDDLLGGGLERRTITQVYGEPGSGKSTLAVMAAVACLRGREAVVYLDTEGFSAERFAQVAGDEANTLAERLYLYEPVDFTQEGLMIHECEALLRARKVGLIVMDSATALYRSELGKSRDGLRTLSRHMVVLLGYAKRYEVPVLITNQVYQDIDTDVYFGLGGTALGHLSKAILRIEKRPGGVRRVVLEKHRSRPADICFDYVITDEGIRKVER; this comes from the coding sequence ATGAAGGACTCGAAGATGAGCACCGGTTCGGCGCCCCTCGACGACCTTCTCGGCGGCGGGTTGGAGCGGCGGACGATCACCCAGGTCTACGGTGAACCTGGATCAGGTAAGTCGACGCTGGCCGTGATGGCGGCGGTCGCCTGCCTGCGGGGGAGAGAGGCGGTGGTGTACCTCGACACCGAGGGGTTTTCTGCCGAGCGGTTCGCGCAAGTCGCCGGCGATGAGGCAAACACCCTGGCCGAACGGCTGTACCTCTATGAACCGGTCGACTTCACGCAGGAAGGGTTGATGATCCACGAGTGTGAGGCGCTCCTGCGGGCGCGGAAGGTGGGGCTGATCGTGATGGACTCCGCGACCGCCCTGTACCGTTCAGAACTCGGGAAGTCACGAGACGGGCTCAGGACCCTGTCCAGGCACATGGTCGTCCTTCTCGGGTATGCGAAGCGCTACGAGGTGCCGGTGCTGATCACCAACCAGGTCTACCAGGACATCGACACCGACGTATATTTCGGGCTTGGGGGGACGGCGCTCGGTCATCTCTCCAAGGCGATCCTGCGGATCGAGAAGCGTCCCGGCGGGGTCAGGCGAGTGGTGCTCGAGAAGCACCGCTCACGCCCTGCCGATATCTGTTTTGACTATGTGATCACCGACGAAGGGATCCGGAAGGTCGAGCGGTGA
- a CDS encoding methionine synthase → MNFITKVLPTTVVGSYPVVKTGGLRSLLDPLKGAVETAVADQVRAGVDIISDGQVRGDMITAFVSRLPGIRGQSVVGRVQSPAHPLTVADTKYALSKHPKVKGIITGPSTLAHGLRIETPNYRGKDELVLDLAQALATEARSLQAAGVTMVQIDEPIFSTGAADLSVGVQGVNLIASVLRIPSCLHVCGNLGEVVDEVLTTQVSLFDFEFSENQENCEILSDKDLKGRPIGYGCIASADPGVESIETVEKRLQKGIDLFGAENMLVDPDCGMRMLERDVAFQKLQAMTGAADRLRPEYEH, encoded by the coding sequence ATGAACTTTATCACCAAGGTCCTGCCGACGACGGTCGTCGGAAGTTACCCGGTCGTCAAGACCGGGGGTCTGCGCTCGCTCCTCGACCCCCTCAAGGGGGCGGTCGAGACAGCGGTCGCCGACCAGGTCAGGGCCGGGGTGGACATCATCTCTGACGGGCAGGTGCGGGGGGACATGATCACTGCCTTTGTCTCGCGTCTCCCCGGCATCAGGGGTCAGAGCGTGGTGGGGCGGGTCCAGTCACCGGCGCACCCGCTCACGGTCGCCGATACGAAATATGCACTCTCGAAGCATCCCAAGGTGAAGGGGATCATCACCGGGCCTTCCACTCTTGCCCATGGACTGCGGATCGAGACCCCGAATTATCGTGGCAAGGACGAACTGGTCCTCGACCTGGCCCAGGCGCTCGCGACCGAGGCACGGTCTCTCCAGGCCGCTGGCGTGACGATGGTCCAGATCGACGAACCGATCTTCTCGACCGGGGCGGCCGACCTCTCGGTCGGGGTGCAGGGCGTCAACCTCATCGCCTCGGTCCTCAGGATCCCGTCCTGTCTCCATGTCTGCGGCAACCTCGGGGAGGTCGTCGACGAGGTGCTCACGACTCAGGTCTCGCTCTTCGACTTCGAGTTCTCTGAGAACCAGGAAAATTGTGAGATCCTCTCTGACAAGGATCTCAAGGGGCGCCCGATAGGATACGGGTGTATCGCCTCGGCAGACCCCGGGGTCGAGAGTATCGAGACCGTCGAGAAGCGTCTCCAGAAGGGGATCGACCTCTTCGGTGCCGAGAATATGCTCGTCGACCCGGACTGCGGGATGCGGATGCTTGAGCGCGACGTCGCCTTCCAGAAACTCCAGGCCATGACCGGTGCGGCCGACCGTCTCAGGCCTGAATACGAACATTAA
- the aspS gene encoding aspartate--tRNA(Asn) ligase, with product MRVPISEVTPETEHAEVMGWVHEIRDLGGLTFFLIRDRTGIVQTTVVKKKASEAVLQAAKEVSRESVVRVAGPVKAIAKAPGGREISPEIFEVVSPCASPLPLDVVEKVPADLDTRLDARFLDVRKPRVAAIFKIRSTVTTAVYDFFHQRGFYNITSPKVVAAATEGGTELFPIAYFEKEAFLNQSPQLYKQMMMAGGFEKVFEVGPIFRAEEHNTLRHLNEATSIDVEVSFADDKDVMVLLEDLVAHLYATVAEECADALATLGVELEVPETPFPRLPYAEAIEIAAAKIDEPIKYGDDLSTAAERAIGEEMGQHYFIVDWPTSIRPYYAMPCEDDPSICKAFDMMHPRMELSSGAQRIHQHDLLVEQIKAKGLSPESFEFYLKPFEYGMPPHAGWGMGMERFLMTMLGLKNIREAVLFPRDRHRVVP from the coding sequence ATGCGCGTCCCAATCAGCGAGGTAACACCAGAAACCGAGCATGCAGAGGTCATGGGATGGGTCCATGAGATCCGTGACCTCGGCGGCCTCACCTTCTTCCTCATCCGCGACAGGACCGGGATCGTCCAGACGACGGTTGTCAAGAAGAAGGCGTCAGAGGCGGTCCTCCAGGCCGCGAAGGAAGTCTCCAGAGAATCGGTGGTCCGTGTCGCCGGGCCGGTCAAGGCGATCGCCAAGGCCCCGGGCGGCAGAGAGATCTCCCCTGAAATCTTCGAGGTCGTCTCCCCCTGTGCCTCCCCTCTCCCCCTCGACGTCGTGGAGAAGGTGCCGGCCGACCTGGACACCAGGCTCGACGCCAGGTTCCTTGACGTGAGGAAGCCGAGGGTCGCCGCGATCTTCAAGATCCGCAGCACCGTCACCACCGCAGTCTACGACTTCTTCCACCAGCGCGGGTTCTACAACATCACCTCCCCCAAGGTCGTCGCCGCTGCGACCGAAGGTGGGACCGAACTCTTCCCGATCGCCTACTTCGAGAAGGAGGCCTTCCTTAACCAGAGCCCCCAGCTCTACAAGCAGATGATGATGGCTGGCGGGTTCGAGAAGGTCTTCGAGGTCGGACCGATCTTCAGGGCCGAGGAGCACAACACCCTCAGGCATCTCAACGAGGCCACCTCCATCGATGTCGAGGTCTCATTCGCCGACGATAAGGACGTCATGGTCCTTCTCGAAGACCTGGTCGCCCACCTCTACGCCACGGTCGCCGAGGAGTGTGCTGACGCCCTTGCGACCCTCGGGGTCGAGCTCGAAGTCCCGGAGACGCCCTTCCCGCGGCTCCCGTACGCCGAAGCGATCGAGATCGCCGCCGCAAAGATCGACGAACCGATCAAGTACGGGGACGACCTCTCGACCGCCGCCGAGCGGGCGATCGGCGAGGAGATGGGTCAGCACTACTTTATCGTCGACTGGCCGACGTCCATCAGGCCGTACTATGCGATGCCATGCGAAGACGACCCCTCGATCTGTAAGGCCTTTGATATGATGCACCCCAGGATGGAACTCTCCTCTGGTGCCCAGCGTATCCATCAGCACGACCTGCTCGTCGAGCAGATCAAAGCGAAGGGATTAAGCCCGGAGAGCTTCGAGTTCTATCTCAAACCATTCGAGTACGGGATGCCCCCGCACGCAGGATGGGGCATGGGCATGGAGCGGTTCCTCATGACGATGCTCGGTCTCAAGAACATCAGGGAAGCTGTGCTCTTCCCGCGTGACAGGCATAGAGTCGTGCCATGA
- a CDS encoding metalloregulator ArsR/SmtB family transcription factor — translation MAIPDPLEDDLATIGGIEGLRSLFPDDETLEVFSGRFKALADPMRLKILILLAPGPLCVCVIRETLGIADSRLSYHLNVLKKAGLIAGEPQGTWIIYSLTPAAGRALSFLEGE, via the coding sequence ATGGCAATACCTGACCCTCTTGAAGACGACCTCGCAACAATCGGCGGCATCGAAGGACTTCGATCTCTCTTCCCTGATGATGAAACGCTCGAAGTTTTCTCTGGCCGGTTCAAGGCCCTGGCCGACCCGATGCGTCTGAAGATCCTCATCCTCCTTGCTCCAGGCCCCCTCTGTGTCTGCGTGATCAGGGAGACACTCGGGATCGCCGACTCCCGCCTTTCCTATCACCTCAACGTGCTCAAGAAGGCCGGGTTGATCGCAGGCGAACCGCAGGGCACCTGGATCATTTACTCGCTCACCCCCGCAGCTGGCAGGGCGCTCTCGTTCCTTGAGGGGGAGTGA
- a CDS encoding permease yields MDFTSAITTAAGFFAVITAELVLLFIGISFLVGLIHEYVPEERMRRVLAGRGHGAGNFIGAGFGALTPFCSCSTIPILLGLLDACIPFGVCMSFLIASPLLNPVILSLLVALVGVAPTAIYAGITFLAAAVLGALLGKLGYERHVKDVMVERDGEEACACATGNGHGPRVRRALTFSLSLFRHVLPYLVLGAGIGAFIYGFVPEDLIVNLAGPENPLAIPAAALIGIPMYIRAETIIPISAVLLTKGMGIGAVMALIIGGAGASIPEVTLLSAIFERRLVGVFVGVILTVAIVTGIGFSFLAAGGVF; encoded by the coding sequence GTGGACTTCACATCAGCCATCACGACGGCCGCAGGGTTCTTCGCCGTCATCACTGCAGAACTCGTCCTTCTCTTCATCGGGATCTCCTTCCTGGTCGGACTCATCCATGAGTACGTCCCTGAAGAGCGGATGCGGCGGGTGCTTGCAGGCCGCGGCCACGGTGCAGGCAATTTCATCGGCGCGGGCTTCGGGGCACTCACCCCCTTCTGCTCGTGTTCCACGATCCCGATCCTCCTCGGCCTCCTGGACGCGTGCATCCCCTTCGGGGTGTGCATGTCCTTCCTCATCGCCTCGCCCCTCCTCAACCCGGTCATCCTCTCCCTCCTCGTGGCTCTGGTCGGCGTCGCCCCGACCGCCATCTACGCCGGGATCACCTTCCTGGCGGCGGCCGTGCTCGGCGCCCTCCTCGGGAAACTTGGGTACGAGCGGCATGTCAAAGACGTGATGGTGGAGCGGGACGGGGAGGAGGCATGCGCCTGCGCAACAGGGAACGGCCATGGCCCCAGGGTCAGGCGGGCACTCACCTTCTCGCTCTCACTCTTCCGCCATGTCCTCCCGTACCTCGTCCTTGGCGCCGGGATCGGGGCGTTCATCTACGGGTTCGTCCCCGAAGACCTCATCGTCAACCTCGCCGGCCCTGAGAATCCCCTCGCCATCCCGGCCGCGGCCCTCATCGGGATCCCGATGTACATCAGGGCCGAGACGATCATCCCGATCTCGGCCGTGCTCCTGACAAAGGGGATGGGTATCGGGGCGGTGATGGCCCTGATCATCGGTGGGGCCGGGGCAAGCATCCCTGAGGTGACCCTGCTCTCGGCGATCTTCGAACGGCGCCTGGTCGGCGTCTTCGTCGGGGTAATCCTCACCGTCGCCATCGTCACCGGTATCGGCTTCTCCTTCCTCGCGGCAGGAGGAGTGTTCTAA
- a CDS encoding permease, with protein sequence MIDPITGALLAGADTLIGYLAEHVITCLIPAFFIAGAIAAFVKKDAILKYFSPDAKKSVSYGIASVSGTVLAVCSCTILPMFAGIYKKGSGIGPAVTFLYAGPAINVLAIIYTAKVLGFDLGLARAVSAVLLAIVIGLIMAAIFRRHDENVRATAPARSYGNGDDERPRWATLGFFAALVGILIVGASQLPWTIKFPVVYLLTLAVAVLLIYFFERDEVTDWGYETWDLAKKIFPILLIGTFALGMLAYFLPPETFAPYFGETSIYSTLLAALVGGILYMPTLLEVPIIGTTFGYTSGVMAGGPALALLLAGPSVSLPSLMVIYRVMGAKKTAVYAVLVILFSALAGLVYGTIVG encoded by the coding sequence ATGATAGACCCCATTACGGGCGCCCTCCTTGCAGGCGCCGACACGCTTATCGGTTATCTTGCAGAGCACGTCATCACCTGTCTGATCCCAGCCTTCTTCATCGCGGGGGCGATCGCCGCCTTCGTGAAGAAGGACGCGATCCTGAAGTACTTCAGTCCTGACGCCAAGAAGAGCGTCAGTTACGGGATCGCATCGGTCTCAGGGACGGTGCTCGCCGTCTGCTCGTGTACGATCCTCCCGATGTTCGCCGGGATATACAAGAAAGGGAGTGGCATCGGCCCGGCGGTCACCTTCCTGTACGCCGGCCCGGCGATCAACGTGCTGGCGATCATCTACACCGCAAAAGTGCTCGGCTTCGATCTCGGCCTTGCCAGGGCGGTCTCGGCCGTGCTCCTTGCCATCGTCATCGGCCTCATCATGGCGGCGATCTTCAGGAGGCACGACGAGAACGTGAGGGCGACGGCACCGGCACGGTCCTACGGGAACGGCGATGACGAGCGGCCGCGCTGGGCGACCCTCGGGTTCTTCGCCGCACTCGTCGGCATCCTCATCGTCGGGGCCTCGCAACTTCCCTGGACGATCAAGTTCCCGGTGGTGTACCTCCTCACTCTCGCCGTCGCCGTCCTGCTCATCTACTTCTTCGAGCGCGACGAGGTGACCGACTGGGGCTACGAGACCTGGGACCTGGCAAAGAAGATCTTTCCCATCCTGCTGATCGGTACCTTTGCCCTGGGGATGCTCGCCTACTTCCTCCCGCCCGAGACCTTTGCCCCGTACTTCGGGGAGACCTCGATCTACTCGACCCTGCTGGCGGCCCTGGTCGGCGGGATCCTGTACATGCCCACCCTCCTGGAGGTGCCGATCATCGGCACGACCTTCGGCTACACCTCAGGCGTGATGGCCGGCGGTCCCGCGCTCGCCCTCCTCCTTGCCGGACCGAGCGTGAGTCTGCCCTCGCTGATGGTCATCTACCGGGTGATGGGGGCGAAGAAGACGGCGGTGTACGCCGTGCTCGTCATCCTCTTCTCGGCCCTGGCCGGGTTGGTGTACGGGACCATCGTGGGGTGA
- a CDS encoding thioredoxin family protein, whose product MVTIEVFGTGCAKCKRTAKNVEKAVAEMGIEAEVVKIEEINAITDRGVLLTPALAVNGEMKVEGRVPTVDEVKEILSEAA is encoded by the coding sequence ATGGTAACAATTGAAGTGTTTGGCACAGGCTGTGCAAAGTGCAAGCGGACGGCAAAGAATGTGGAGAAAGCGGTGGCCGAGATGGGGATCGAGGCCGAGGTGGTCAAGATCGAGGAGATCAACGCGATCACCGACCGCGGCGTCCTCCTCACCCCGGCGCTTGCGGTCAACGGCGAGATGAAGGTCGAGGGCCGTGTCCCGACCGTCGACGAGGTCAAGGAGATCCTCTCGGAGGCGGCCTGA
- a CDS encoding putative zinc-binding protein → MAECGCACGGGEGEGPKRIIFPCAGAANVGQITNLAAIQLAAEGFGSPACTAQLATGAGPVKTKCTEADEVVVLDGCPAACASKIAEAQGVAVDQTVIVTEEGVAKSHDLNIADDEIECIVSAVWEGKGKQGKEEKKDPDAQAGPCGCGCGCGDEE, encoded by the coding sequence ATGGCAGAGTGCGGGTGCGCCTGCGGCGGCGGCGAGGGCGAGGGGCCGAAGCGGATCATCTTCCCCTGCGCCGGCGCCGCCAATGTCGGGCAGATCACCAACCTCGCCGCGATCCAACTCGCGGCTGAGGGGTTCGGCAGTCCGGCCTGCACGGCGCAGCTCGCCACCGGCGCGGGCCCGGTGAAGACGAAGTGTACAGAGGCCGACGAGGTCGTTGTCCTCGACGGGTGCCCGGCCGCCTGCGCCTCGAAGATCGCCGAGGCCCAGGGGGTCGCGGTCGACCAGACGGTCATCGTCACCGAAGAAGGGGTCGCCAAATCCCATGACCTCAATATCGCGGATGATGAGATCGAGTGCATTGTCTCCGCCGTCTGGGAGGGGAAGGGCAAACAAGGAAAAGAAGAGAAGAAAGACCCCGACGCCCAGGCAGGGCCCTGTGGATGCGGGTGTGGGTGCGGCGACGAAGAGTGA